The following proteins come from a genomic window of Corallococcus sp. NCRR:
- a CDS encoding MDR family MFS transporter: protein MNPVATVLRALGGGGLPRTYWVLWVGTFVNRLGSFVAPFLALYLTRERGFNVEQAGFIVALNGAGAVLAAPLGGMLADRVGRRLTLAGGLWLGSGAMLLIGHSETPGRIAVAAFLLGILGDLYRPAVSAAVADLVAPRDRARAYGLLYWVINLGFAIALPLAGLLAGLGYRLLFIADAVTTFLYGCCVWVFVPETRPPEARAAHASHTPLGAVLTPFRDSVYLAFCLPVFALALLFHQSFMSLPLTLTQQGLTPAQYGLVMSVNGVLIVALQPFVVRGVGRVRRSTALAVAGVLTAVGFGLHALPATVPLAMAAVAVWTLGEIVHSPVAPSVVADLAPAELRGSYQGAYHMMWGLASSVAPALGGAMLGHAGATALWAGCFCVGLAAAAWHLTIAGARRRRVETLRLERPEMSASLD from the coding sequence ATGAATCCCGTTGCCACGGTGTTGAGAGCGCTGGGCGGGGGTGGCCTGCCACGGACGTACTGGGTCCTGTGGGTGGGCACCTTCGTGAACCGGCTGGGGTCCTTCGTCGCGCCGTTCCTGGCGCTGTACCTCACGCGCGAGCGCGGCTTCAACGTGGAGCAGGCGGGCTTCATCGTGGCGCTCAACGGCGCGGGCGCGGTGCTGGCGGCGCCCCTGGGGGGCATGCTCGCGGACCGGGTGGGCCGGCGGCTGACGCTCGCGGGGGGCCTGTGGCTGGGGTCGGGGGCCATGCTGCTCATCGGCCACTCGGAGACGCCCGGGCGCATCGCGGTGGCGGCGTTCCTCCTGGGCATCCTGGGGGATTTGTACCGGCCGGCGGTGTCCGCGGCGGTGGCGGACCTGGTGGCGCCCCGGGACCGGGCGCGCGCGTACGGGTTGCTCTACTGGGTCATCAACCTGGGCTTCGCCATCGCGCTGCCGCTGGCGGGCCTGCTCGCGGGGCTGGGCTACCGGCTGCTCTTCATCGCGGACGCGGTGACCACGTTCCTCTACGGCTGCTGCGTCTGGGTGTTCGTGCCGGAGACGCGGCCCCCGGAGGCGCGGGCGGCGCACGCGTCCCACACCCCGCTGGGGGCGGTGCTGACGCCCTTCCGGGACAGCGTGTACCTGGCCTTCTGCCTGCCGGTGTTCGCGCTGGCCCTGCTCTTCCACCAGAGCTTCATGAGCCTGCCGCTGACGCTGACCCAGCAGGGCCTGACGCCCGCCCAGTACGGGCTGGTGATGTCCGTCAACGGCGTGCTCATTGTCGCGCTCCAGCCCTTCGTCGTGCGAGGCGTGGGCCGGGTGCGCCGCTCCACCGCGCTGGCCGTGGCGGGCGTGCTCACCGCCGTGGGCTTCGGGCTGCACGCGCTGCCGGCCACCGTGCCGCTCGCGATGGCGGCCGTGGCGGTGTGGACGCTGGGCGAAATCGTCCACTCACCGGTGGCGCCGTCGGTGGTGGCGGACCTGGCGCCGGCGGAGCTGCGCGGCAGCTACCAGGGCGCGTACCACATGATGTGGGGCCTGGCGTCCAGCGTCGCCCCCGCGCTGGGCGGCGCGATGCTGGGCCACGCGGGCGCCACCGCGCTGTGGGCGGGCTGCTTCTGCGTGGGCCTGGCCGCCGCCGCGTGGCACCTGACCATCGCGGGCGCGCGCAGGCGCCGGGTGGAGACGCTGCGGCTGGAGCGCCCGGAGATGAGCGCCAGCCTGGACTGA
- a CDS encoding AEC family transporter — protein MGQVIGLLGVCLVLGVLARRSGRFPEGTAPAFNVFLLNVSLPALVLRAMHRLEFAPGLVVAAAAPWLLFAGAVLFMRLLGPRLGLSRQSVAALILTAGLGNTAFVGLPMAAALLGPQGVPVAVVADQLGSFLVLATLATLTAAKASARSELSVRTLLRKVLGFTPFQALVVALLLRPFPFPDWLESVLQRLGDLLTPLALFVVGFQLRLKGVGPRVPALALGLTYKLVLAPLAVLGLLMLMPGLALVVKQATVLQIAMAPMVTAAILAAEHDLDADLAVLMVGVGIPLSFATAPLLLSLVH, from the coding sequence ATGGGGCAGGTCATTGGACTTCTGGGGGTGTGCCTCGTCCTGGGCGTGTTGGCGCGACGCAGCGGCCGGTTCCCGGAAGGGACGGCGCCCGCGTTCAACGTCTTCCTCCTCAACGTGTCGCTGCCGGCGCTGGTGCTGCGCGCCATGCACCGGCTGGAGTTCGCGCCCGGGCTGGTGGTGGCCGCCGCGGCGCCGTGGCTGCTCTTCGCCGGAGCGGTGCTCTTCATGCGCCTGCTCGGCCCCCGGCTGGGGCTGTCGCGTCAGTCGGTGGCGGCGCTCATCCTCACCGCGGGGCTGGGCAACACGGCCTTCGTGGGCCTGCCCATGGCCGCCGCGCTCCTGGGCCCCCAAGGCGTGCCGGTGGCGGTGGTGGCGGACCAGCTGGGGTCGTTCCTGGTGCTGGCGACGCTCGCCACGCTGACGGCGGCGAAGGCCAGCGCCCGGTCGGAGCTGTCCGTGCGCACGCTCCTGCGCAAGGTGCTGGGGTTCACCCCGTTCCAGGCGCTGGTGGTGGCGCTGCTCTTGCGCCCCTTCCCCTTCCCGGACTGGCTGGAGTCCGTGCTCCAGCGGCTGGGTGACCTGCTCACGCCGCTGGCGCTGTTCGTCGTGGGCTTCCAGCTGCGGCTGAAGGGAGTGGGCCCACGGGTCCCGGCGCTCGCGCTGGGGCTGACCTACAAGCTGGTGCTCGCGCCGCTGGCGGTGCTGGGGCTGCTGATGCTCATGCCCGGGCTGGCGCTGGTGGTGAAGCAGGCCACGGTGCTTCAAATCGCCATGGCGCCCATGGTGACGGCGGCCATCCTCGCGGCCGAGCACGACCTGGACGCGGACCTGGCGGTGCTGATGGTGGGCGTGGGCATTCCGCTGTCGTTCGCCACCGCGCCGCTGCTCTTGTCGCTGGTGCACTGA